In the genome of Pelobacter seleniigenes DSM 18267, one region contains:
- a CDS encoding beta-ketoacyl synthase N-terminal-like domain-containing protein, with translation MKAWLNGIGWQTPAGPGPQGAAIVQPLIGGPLEIPTRKQIFAAADKRFGRLDDFSRVGLAAAAFCLRDAGAEDYQETRPIGIVAASRYGCLATDIAYLETMLVDGGKLASPNLFAYTLANSFLGEVALRFGLGGNSLVINQQDNSRLAAIHFALEELATSTQSGMLAGICDLPGPDPADQADLPGAVFLLLAKEPGASRCYGCLENTASGLSLAGERVSSLAQLLERCLIQQS, from the coding sequence ATGAAAGCCTGGCTCAACGGTATCGGCTGGCAGACTCCGGCCGGCCCCGGCCCGCAGGGTGCCGCTATTGTGCAACCGCTGATCGGCGGCCCTCTGGAGATTCCGACCCGGAAACAGATTTTTGCCGCGGCCGACAAGCGCTTCGGCCGGCTCGACGACTTTTCCCGGGTCGGCCTGGCCGCTGCGGCCTTCTGTCTGCGTGACGCCGGGGCCGAAGACTATCAGGAGACCCGGCCCATCGGCATTGTTGCGGCCAGCCGCTACGGCTGCCTGGCTACTGACATCGCCTATTTGGAAACCATGCTGGTCGATGGCGGCAAGCTGGCCAGTCCGAATCTGTTCGCCTACACCCTGGCCAACAGTTTCCTCGGGGAAGTGGCCCTGCGCTTCGGCCTGGGCGGCAATTCCCTGGTCATCAACCAGCAGGACAACAGCCGGCTGGCGGCGATTCATTTTGCCCTGGAAGAGCTTGCCACCAGCACCCAAAGCGGCATGCTGGCCGGAATCTGCGACCTGCCCGGACCTGACCCGGCCGACCAAGCTGACCTGCCGGGGGCGGTCTTTCTGCTCCTGGCCAAGGAACCGGGAGCAAGCAGATGCTACGGCTGCCTGGAAAACACCGCCAGTGGGCTGAGCCTGGCGGGAGAGCGCGTCAGCAGTCTGGCGCAGTTACTGGAACGCTGCCTGATCCAACAGTCATGA
- a CDS encoding B12-binding domain-containing radical SAM protein → MKMELIYPRWPKLDRQTEFHLPPHGPVVFAAAVPEEVEINFTDENLQPIDFDASCDLVAISTMLTSQLPRAFEIAREFRERGKTVIFGGISTMLHAEEVARHADAVFLGEAEGRFGQVIEDFQRGELKPVYDYMHNHPDINLVGTARREILDRELYNYRGVQMLDLVHASRGCKFNCFPCCTGYLGGKEFRPRPVEQVIAEMEAIQNNRLFIVDNSLAQDKEWLRELFTAMIPLKKKWVSHPILDDDEILELAAKAGAWYVYQAVFDTSDVIRRRIKRLKDHGIGIEGTIILGTDDQDEDYIKRLVDFLMEVELDVAEFTIMTPFPHSPIRAQMEKEGRILSNDWLKYTADKVVFQPKQMSPDKLQEMYYYAWDTFYADGGHQLKMGELFKNVIRREMDDGTYHRYNPRKRRLFKKADV, encoded by the coding sequence ATGAAGATGGAATTGATCTATCCGCGCTGGCCCAAGCTTGACCGCCAGACCGAATTTCACCTGCCGCCACACGGCCCGGTGGTGTTTGCCGCCGCCGTGCCGGAAGAGGTGGAGATCAACTTTACCGATGAAAACCTCCAGCCCATCGATTTTGACGCCAGCTGCGACCTGGTTGCCATCTCGACTATGCTGACCTCGCAATTGCCGCGGGCCTTCGAAATCGCCCGCGAATTCCGGGAGCGGGGAAAAACCGTTATTTTCGGCGGGATCTCCACCATGCTCCATGCCGAAGAAGTGGCCCGGCATGCCGACGCGGTGTTCCTGGGCGAGGCGGAAGGGCGCTTCGGGCAGGTTATCGAAGATTTTCAGCGCGGCGAGCTGAAACCGGTTTACGATTACATGCACAATCATCCCGACATCAACCTGGTCGGAACCGCGCGGCGCGAGATCCTCGATCGCGAGCTGTACAATTACCGCGGGGTGCAGATGCTCGATCTGGTCCATGCCTCGCGCGGCTGCAAGTTCAACTGTTTCCCCTGTTGTACCGGCTACCTAGGTGGCAAGGAGTTCCGGCCGCGCCCGGTGGAACAAGTCATTGCCGAGATGGAGGCGATTCAGAACAACCGGCTGTTCATCGTCGACAACTCCCTGGCCCAGGATAAGGAGTGGCTGCGGGAGCTGTTTACCGCGATGATTCCGCTGAAAAAGAAATGGGTCTCCCATCCGATTCTGGACGATGACGAGATTCTCGAACTGGCGGCCAAGGCCGGGGCCTGGTACGTCTACCAAGCGGTCTTCGACACCTCGGACGTGATCCGGCGGCGGATCAAGCGGCTCAAGGACCATGGTATCGGCATCGAGGGGACCATCATCCTCGGCACCGACGATCAGGATGAAGATTACATCAAACGGCTGGTCGATTTCCTCATGGAGGTCGAACTGGATGTCGCCGAGTTCACCATCATGACGCCGTTTCCCCATTCGCCGATCCGTGCGCAGATGGAGAAGGAGGGGCGGATCCTCTCCAACGACTGGCTCAAATACACCGCCGACAAGGTGGTGTTCCAGCCCAAGCAGATGTCCCCGGACAAGCTGCAGGAGATGTACTACTATGCCTGGGACACCTTTTATGCCGACGGTGGTCACCAGCTCAAGATGGGGGAACTGTTCAAAAACGTCATCCGTCGGGAGATGGATGATGGCACCTACCATCGCTACAACCCCCGCAAACGCAGACTCTTCAAAAAGGCGGATGTGTGA
- a CDS encoding lipid biosynthesis B12-binding/radical SAM protein: MRRVFFISCNTATDPYAVYPLGMAVVAGALTAAGHQVRQYDCLVHGAGEEPLRQAIAEFAPEVIAISLRNIDNVDSFCGEKGWYLQQTRDLVSSLRTMSRAPILVGGPALTIMPEVIADYLGVDHAVIGEGERAVPELVAALAAGQTMPKLIHRQAPLNGNDFATPLYEAELIRYYQQESDVVNLQTKRGCPYHCTYCSYPHLEGHHFRVREPRLVVEELRRLQRDFQVNSLFFTDSVFNDPKGYYLELVEELLRADLGLRWSAFFRPQRLARAELALMKRAGLYALELGTDAAADRTLAGIDKKLSFAEVLEVNEACLAERLPAAHYVMFGGPGEDDATLAEGLANMQQLGASVVFAFSGIRIFPDSPLHQQAIDEGVISADTSLLKPVYYFSPQIDRRQMEERITASFAGQKNRIFPPSEGLKRLTVMKNFGYRGLMWDHLVRFPKTGN, from the coding sequence GTGAGGCGGGTCTTTTTCATCTCCTGCAATACGGCGACCGATCCCTACGCGGTCTACCCCCTTGGCATGGCAGTGGTGGCCGGAGCGCTGACTGCGGCCGGGCACCAGGTCCGGCAGTATGACTGCCTGGTCCACGGAGCAGGCGAGGAGCCACTACGCCAGGCCATTGCCGAATTCGCGCCCGAGGTGATTGCCATCTCCCTGCGCAACATTGACAATGTCGATTCTTTCTGCGGGGAGAAGGGCTGGTATCTGCAGCAGACCAGAGACTTAGTGTCCAGTCTGCGGACCATGAGCCGGGCGCCCATCCTGGTCGGCGGACCGGCCCTGACCATCATGCCGGAAGTCATTGCCGACTATCTCGGCGTCGACCATGCGGTGATCGGCGAAGGGGAGCGGGCCGTCCCCGAACTGGTCGCCGCCCTTGCCGCGGGCCAGACCATGCCCAAGCTTATTCACCGGCAGGCGCCGCTGAACGGCAACGATTTTGCCACCCCTTTGTATGAGGCCGAGCTGATCCGTTACTATCAGCAGGAGAGCGATGTCGTTAACCTGCAGACCAAACGGGGTTGCCCCTACCACTGTACCTATTGCTCTTATCCCCATCTGGAAGGGCATCATTTCCGGGTCCGTGAGCCCCGGCTGGTGGTGGAGGAGCTGCGTCGGCTGCAGCGTGATTTCCAGGTCAACAGCCTCTTTTTCACCGACTCGGTGTTCAACGACCCCAAGGGGTATTACCTGGAACTGGTCGAAGAGCTGCTGCGCGCAGATCTCGGCTTGCGCTGGTCGGCCTTCTTCCGGCCGCAGCGTCTTGCGCGCGCCGAGCTGGCGCTGATGAAGCGGGCCGGTCTCTACGCTCTCGAACTCGGCACCGATGCGGCGGCAGACCGGACCCTGGCCGGGATCGACAAGAAGCTCAGTTTCGCCGAAGTGCTGGAGGTCAATGAGGCCTGCCTGGCCGAACGCCTGCCCGCCGCCCACTATGTGATGTTCGGTGGTCCGGGCGAGGACGACGCCACCCTGGCGGAGGGATTGGCCAATATGCAGCAGCTTGGGGCGTCGGTGGTGTTCGCTTTTTCCGGGATTCGCATCTTCCCGGATTCGCCCCTCCACCAGCAGGCCATCGACGAAGGGGTGATCAGTGCCGATACGTCCCTGCTCAAGCCGGTCTACTACTTTTCCCCGCAAATCGACCGCAGGCAGATGGAAGAGCGGATCACCGCGAGTTTCGCGGGGCAGAAGAACCGGATTTTCCCGCCCTCGGAAGGGCTGAAGCGGTTGACGGTGATGAAGAATTTCGGTTACCGCGGGCTGATGTGGGATCACTTGGTCCGTTTCCCCAAGACCGGCAACTGA
- a CDS encoding B12-binding domain-containing radical SAM protein yields the protein MDGLNEKNILLLHPLGYQVEAAKRDISRKANIMPPLGLASIAAYLDQAGFNSSILDCYAHPDADACFVQLLRELRPALLGISVTTASIHDGVRMAGLAKAELPELKVAVGGPHVSALKEKVLEFSALLDYAVIGEGEQTLLELAQLGGAVPERVEGVVWRRGDGSIANNGYRTTALVLDELPFPAYEKLAGYPDAYKLPIFNYPKAPNSSCISSRGCPYSCSYCDRSVFRRTFRYNSADYLYRHLAYLKDRFGIRHINFYDDQFTFHRGRVEEFCRLMIERPLGMTFNCAVRAEHVDRELLQLMKAAGCWMVSLGIESGDEELLSQHRQNANLDLLAETIRTIKSCGIRTKGLLMMGLPGENEASIRRSMEYVYSLPIDDFNLAKFTPFPGSPIYENIRELGSFDEDWPKMDCMHFQFVPHGMDKERLEQLFIEFYKNHFRRHRVLWGYLTMLWKSPDSWRRFLASAGQFIRFAVSNKRYGG from the coding sequence ATGGACGGGCTGAACGAAAAGAACATTTTACTGCTGCACCCCCTCGGCTACCAGGTCGAAGCGGCCAAGCGCGATATCTCCCGCAAAGCGAATATCATGCCCCCGCTCGGGCTGGCCAGTATCGCGGCCTACCTTGATCAGGCCGGGTTCAATAGCAGTATTCTCGATTGTTATGCCCATCCGGATGCCGACGCCTGCTTTGTGCAACTGTTGCGCGAACTGCGCCCGGCGCTGCTCGGGATCAGCGTCACCACGGCCAGCATCCATGACGGGGTGCGCATGGCCGGTCTGGCCAAAGCCGAACTGCCAGAGCTGAAGGTGGCGGTGGGCGGCCCCCATGTCTCAGCCCTCAAGGAGAAGGTGCTGGAGTTCTCGGCGCTGCTCGATTATGCAGTGATCGGTGAAGGGGAGCAGACCCTGCTCGAACTCGCCCAGCTTGGCGGGGCCGTGCCGGAACGGGTCGAAGGGGTGGTCTGGCGGCGGGGCGACGGCAGCATTGCCAATAACGGCTACCGGACCACGGCGCTGGTCCTTGACGAGCTGCCGTTCCCGGCCTACGAGAAGCTGGCCGGCTACCCGGACGCCTACAAGCTGCCGATCTTCAATTATCCGAAAGCGCCCAACAGCAGCTGCATCTCCAGCCGTGGCTGCCCCTACAGTTGCAGCTATTGCGACCGCAGCGTGTTCCGGCGCACCTTTCGCTATAACTCGGCCGACTACCTGTATCGGCACCTGGCCTATCTAAAGGACCGCTTCGGCATCCGGCATATCAATTTTTACGATGACCAGTTCACCTTTCATCGCGGCCGGGTCGAAGAGTTCTGTCGGCTGATGATCGAGCGGCCGCTGGGCATGACCTTCAACTGCGCAGTGCGCGCCGAACATGTCGACCGTGAACTGCTCCAACTGATGAAGGCGGCCGGCTGCTGGATGGTCAGTCTGGGAATCGAAAGCGGCGACGAAGAGCTGCTCAGCCAGCACCGCCAGAATGCTAACCTGGATCTGCTCGCCGAGACCATCCGGACCATCAAGTCCTGCGGCATCCGCACCAAGGGACTGTTGATGATGGGGCTGCCCGGTGAAAACGAGGCCTCGATCCGGCGCAGCATGGAGTATGTCTACTCCCTGCCCATCGACGACTTCAACCTGGCCAAGTTCACCCCGTTTCCGGGCTCGCCGATCTACGAAAATATCCGCGAACTCGGCAGCTTTGACGAAGACTGGCCAAAGATGGACTGCATGCATTTTCAGTTCGTGCCCCACGGCATGGACAAGGAGCGTCTGGAACAGCTGTTCATCGAGTTTTACAAGAATCACTTCCGCCGGCACCGGGTGCTCTGGGGGTATCTGACCATGCTCTGGAAGTCGCCGGACAGCTGGCGACGGTTCCTGGCCAGTGCCGGGCAGTTTATCCGTTTTGCCGTGAGTAATAAACGCTATGGTGGATGA
- a CDS encoding DUF2062 domain-containing protein produces the protein MVDEQRQPRILVVVPVYNHGATLRQVVSGVLQRHARVLVVDDGSSPPVAELLSGLAVDLLSHPTNLGKGAALLSAAHWAKERGFSHMVCLDADGQHDPADLPAFLAEVRAHPRALIVGHRDFEQQSIPGASRFGRKFSNFWLRLQTGRQLKDSQSGFRAYPLMIFEQLRFWTRRYNFEVEVLVRSAWAGVELRDIDISVYYPPQDERISHFHGFLDNWRLTLLNTHLTLRSIVPWPHRKIAGAESGQEDGGRIKTLSLIHPLRSLKQLLREHSSPRQLACSAGVGVLLGTLPLLFCHTIAILFVCSFFRLNKVAAVTSSQLCMPPLVPALCIEAGYFMRNGEWLTEFSLQTLGYQALQRVYEWLLGSLLLAPLFAVAIAIVTYFLAELVSRQTESSDAAQ, from the coding sequence ATGGTGGATGAGCAGCGCCAGCCGCGGATTCTGGTCGTAGTGCCGGTCTATAACCATGGCGCTACCCTGCGTCAGGTGGTGAGCGGGGTGCTGCAGCGGCACGCCCGGGTTCTGGTGGTGGATGACGGCAGCAGCCCGCCGGTCGCCGAACTGCTGAGTGGTCTGGCGGTCGACCTGCTCAGCCATCCGACCAACCTGGGCAAGGGGGCGGCCCTGCTCTCCGCAGCGCACTGGGCAAAGGAGCGCGGCTTCAGTCATATGGTCTGCCTGGATGCCGACGGTCAGCACGATCCAGCCGATCTGCCGGCCTTCCTGGCGGAAGTCCGGGCCCATCCGCGGGCGCTCATCGTCGGTCATCGCGATTTCGAGCAGCAGAGTATTCCCGGTGCGTCGCGCTTCGGCCGGAAGTTTTCCAATTTCTGGCTACGCTTGCAGACCGGCCGGCAGCTCAAGGACAGCCAGAGCGGTTTCCGGGCGTATCCGCTGATGATTTTCGAGCAGCTGCGCTTCTGGACCCGGCGCTATAATTTCGAGGTCGAAGTGCTGGTGCGTTCGGCCTGGGCCGGGGTGGAGTTGCGCGACATCGACATCTCGGTTTACTATCCGCCGCAAGACGAGCGGATCTCCCATTTTCACGGTTTTCTCGACAACTGGCGGCTGACCCTGCTCAATACCCATTTGACCCTGCGCTCCATCGTGCCCTGGCCGCACCGCAAGATCGCCGGGGCAGAAAGCGGGCAGGAAGACGGAGGGCGGATCAAGACCCTGTCGCTGATTCATCCGTTGCGCTCGCTCAAGCAGCTGCTGCGTGAGCATAGTTCGCCGCGCCAGCTGGCTTGTTCGGCCGGGGTCGGGGTTTTGCTGGGGACTTTGCCGCTGCTGTTCTGCCATACCATTGCGATCCTGTTTGTGTGCAGTTTTTTCCGTCTCAACAAGGTTGCGGCGGTCACCAGCAGCCAGCTCTGCATGCCGCCCCTGGTCCCGGCGCTCTGTATCGAGGCCGGCTATTTCATGCGCAATGGGGAGTGGCTGACCGAATTTTCCCTGCAGACCCTGGGTTACCAGGCCTTGCAGCGGGTTTATGAATGGCTGCTCGGCTCGTTGCTGCTGGCCCCGCTGTTTGCCGTGGCCATCGCTATTGTGACTTATTTCCTGGCTGAACTGGTCAGCCGCCAGACGGAATCTTCGGATGCCGCCCAATGA
- a CDS encoding lysophospholipid acyltransferase family protein, with translation MKTGPQEQQNWSSRSVGSNWQHQAFYLAIRLGGRRAAYLLLYFVVAYYVLFSRLARQRAAHYLQRRFPAATGPKRLWHCYQLILALGKVLIDRAVVGILGPQAMAVTLDGREELLKLRDEGRGLIMMTAHVGCWQVAMSALDFLDRPVNMLMRREDGDIDRHYYEHAGIDCPYKIIDPQGYLGGTLEMLGVLKQGEILCVMGDRPMGSERSLVEIDFLGAPIAVPFSAYKLAATTGAPIVVFYSWKNGAASYRLKLARVIRVPEISGRKAELFRPFAVEFGAALEEYCQEHPYQFFNFFNMWLRQQPATKDGYKES, from the coding sequence ATGAAGACAGGCCCACAGGAACAGCAGAACTGGAGCAGCCGCAGTGTCGGCAGCAACTGGCAGCACCAGGCTTTTTATCTGGCTATCCGCCTGGGTGGGCGGCGAGCCGCCTATCTGCTGCTTTATTTTGTGGTCGCCTATTACGTGCTGTTCAGTCGCCTGGCTCGGCAGCGGGCCGCCCATTACCTGCAGCGGCGCTTCCCGGCCGCCACTGGGCCCAAACGGCTCTGGCACTGTTATCAGTTGATTCTGGCCCTCGGCAAGGTGCTTATCGATCGGGCTGTGGTCGGGATTCTCGGCCCGCAGGCTATGGCGGTCACTCTGGACGGGCGGGAGGAACTGCTCAAGCTGCGCGACGAAGGGCGTGGTCTGATCATGATGACCGCCCATGTCGGCTGCTGGCAGGTCGCCATGTCGGCCCTCGATTTTCTTGATCGCCCGGTCAACATGCTGATGCGGCGGGAGGACGGGGATATCGACCGCCATTATTACGAGCATGCCGGGATCGATTGCCCCTATAAGATCATCGATCCACAAGGTTACCTCGGCGGTACCCTGGAGATGCTCGGGGTCCTCAAACAGGGGGAAATCCTCTGTGTGATGGGGGACCGACCGATGGGGAGCGAACGCAGTCTGGTGGAGATCGATTTCCTCGGCGCTCCCATTGCGGTGCCGTTCAGTGCCTACAAGCTGGCGGCGACCACGGGTGCGCCGATTGTGGTGTTTTACAGCTGGAAGAACGGAGCCGCCAGTTATCGGCTCAAACTGGCCCGGGTGATCCGGGTGCCGGAAATTTCCGGTCGTAAGGCGGAACTGTTTAGGCCCTTTGCTGTTGAATTCGGTGCGGCTCTCGAAGAATACTGTCAGGAACACCCGTACCAGTTTTTCAACTTTTTTAATATGTGGTTGCGTCAGCAGCCTGCCACCAAAGATGGATATAAGGAGTCATGA
- a CDS encoding phosphopantetheine-binding protein: MEIKAKLKQVLIDELNLEDLTPDEIDDDAPLFGEGLGLDSLDAVELVVVVQKHFGVEIKDMEEGRPALQSINSLTAYIEEKQQA; encoded by the coding sequence ATGGAGATCAAAGCCAAACTGAAGCAGGTTCTCATTGATGAATTAAACCTCGAAGATCTGACCCCGGATGAGATCGACGACGATGCCCCCCTGTTCGGTGAAGGGCTGGGCCTCGATTCACTGGACGCGGTCGAGCTGGTGGTCGTGGTGCAGAAGCATTTCGGGGTCGAGATCAAAGATATGGAAGAAGGCCGGCCGGCGTTGCAGTCCATCAACAGCCTGACCGCCTACATCGAGGAAAAGCAGCAGGCATGA
- a CDS encoding beta-ketoacyl-[acyl-carrier-protein] synthase family protein: MSRGVAVTGLGCLSGAGMNLAECLDSMFRNQRYPHPPVRFSTDHPVSYPVLELRDEFQLPLDDQETVYTRTSQLALVAALEALADAGWDAESLRGKRVGVCIGTTVGCALNCDDFYRTYKSGANPKLQVIERFLRSNPAAVIARQLQLNGPTQVVVNACSSGTDAIGIGASWLRAGACDIVIAGGADELSRVTYAGFSSLMITATEPCKPFDVNRKGLNLGEGAGLVILENEASVAGKAVRGRVIGYGSACDAHHLTAPHPDGLGLKRALAEALDMAGLGPEQIAFVNAHGTGTPDNDRIESRVLHEVLRGVPFISTKGYTGHTLGAAGGIEAVFTLACMARGEIPANIGFAEPDPALPSTPVTANTRIEADYALSESLAFGGNNAVLIFAKGDH, from the coding sequence ATGAGCCGCGGAGTCGCCGTGACCGGCCTGGGCTGCTTGTCCGGGGCCGGGATGAATCTTGCCGAATGCCTGGACAGCATGTTTCGCAACCAGCGCTATCCCCATCCGCCGGTGCGTTTTTCCACCGACCACCCGGTTAGCTACCCGGTGCTGGAATTGCGTGACGAATTCCAACTGCCCCTGGACGATCAGGAGACTGTCTACACCCGGACCAGCCAGCTGGCCCTGGTCGCGGCCCTCGAAGCCCTGGCCGATGCCGGCTGGGATGCGGAGAGTCTGCGTGGCAAGCGGGTCGGGGTCTGTATCGGCACCACGGTTGGTTGCGCCCTGAACTGCGACGACTTCTACCGGACCTATAAATCTGGCGCCAACCCCAAGTTGCAGGTGATCGAACGCTTTCTGCGCAGCAACCCGGCGGCGGTCATCGCCCGTCAGCTGCAGTTAAACGGGCCGACCCAGGTGGTGGTCAATGCCTGTTCCTCCGGCACCGACGCCATCGGCATCGGCGCGTCCTGGCTGCGTGCCGGTGCCTGTGATATCGTCATCGCCGGCGGTGCCGACGAACTGTCGCGGGTGACCTATGCCGGATTCAGTTCGCTGATGATTACCGCCACCGAACCCTGCAAGCCCTTTGACGTCAATCGCAAGGGGCTGAACCTGGGCGAAGGGGCCGGGCTGGTCATTTTGGAAAATGAGGCGAGCGTAGCGGGGAAAGCCGTGCGCGGCCGGGTCATCGGCTACGGCTCGGCCTGCGACGCCCACCACCTGACCGCGCCCCACCCGGACGGACTGGGGCTGAAACGGGCCCTGGCCGAAGCCCTCGACATGGCCGGACTTGGTCCGGAACAGATCGCCTTTGTCAACGCCCACGGCACCGGCACCCCGGACAACGACCGCATCGAAAGCCGGGTTCTGCACGAGGTGCTGCGCGGTGTGCCCTTTATTTCCACCAAGGGGTATACCGGTCATACCCTGGGCGCGGCCGGCGGGATCGAGGCGGTGTTCACCCTGGCCTGCATGGCGCGCGGGGAGATCCCCGCCAATATCGGCTTTGCCGAGCCGGACCCGGCGCTGCCGAGCACCCCGGTGACGGCCAACACCAGAATCGAGGCAGATTACGCCCTTTCGGAATCCCTGGCTTTTGGCGGCAACAACGCGGTGCTGATTTTTGCGAAAGGAGACCACTGA
- a CDS encoding beta-ketoacyl synthase N-terminal-like domain-containing protein codes for MRMAIQGIGLSGGFGQGVKALQKALQQGTVAPQPTIVERSSGVDSFPAYRSDIEGLYEFFPKRALRRIDHFSKMTLHSACLALQDAGLLESDRSRTGVVIASGYGAMKTTFDFLDSYLDFGYSCSSPTHFSNSVHNAAAAHVSMQLQATAPSLTVTQFEMSVPSALLTAQLWLVEGRVDQVLFGAVDEYCEVLRYCRKQFFGEGEAGPVAPLDFDRQSAVVGEGAAFFVLSKATEQAAAYACIDTVTLGNHAAWPLTLPEDDRLIIGADGHKTCADWYRQTLSGRRVAAYAPLYGSFPAAAGFDLAVAALSLRDGNFYQEALLGTAAPKATPVSPLAAGERLSCLKFGPGGDYGLIQLAR; via the coding sequence ATGCGTATGGCGATCCAGGGCATCGGTCTCAGCGGTGGCTTCGGTCAGGGCGTCAAGGCTCTGCAGAAAGCCCTGCAGCAGGGCACGGTCGCGCCGCAGCCGACCATTGTCGAGCGCAGTTCCGGCGTGGACAGCTTTCCGGCCTATCGGAGCGATATCGAAGGCCTCTACGAGTTTTTCCCGAAACGGGCGTTGCGGCGGATCGATCATTTTTCCAAAATGACCCTGCACAGTGCCTGCCTGGCTCTGCAGGATGCCGGTCTGCTCGAAAGCGACCGCTCCCGTACCGGGGTGGTTATCGCCTCCGGTTACGGAGCCATGAAAACCACCTTCGATTTTCTCGATTCTTATCTCGATTTCGGCTATTCCTGCAGTTCGCCGACCCACTTTTCCAACTCGGTGCATAATGCCGCGGCCGCCCATGTCTCCATGCAGCTGCAGGCCACGGCCCCCAGCCTGACCGTGACCCAGTTTGAAATGTCGGTTCCCTCGGCCTTGCTGACCGCCCAGCTCTGGCTGGTGGAAGGACGGGTGGACCAGGTTCTGTTCGGTGCGGTTGACGAGTATTGCGAGGTGCTGCGTTACTGCCGTAAACAGTTCTTCGGTGAGGGCGAAGCCGGACCCGTAGCGCCCCTTGATTTCGACCGGCAGAGCGCTGTGGTCGGTGAGGGCGCGGCCTTTTTCGTGTTGAGCAAAGCCACCGAGCAGGCTGCCGCCTACGCCTGCATCGATACGGTCACCCTTGGCAATCATGCGGCCTGGCCGCTGACCTTGCCGGAGGATGACCGGCTGATCATCGGCGCGGACGGCCACAAGACCTGTGCCGACTGGTATCGGCAGACGCTGAGCGGGCGGCGGGTGGCGGCTTATGCCCCGCTCTACGGCAGCTTTCCGGCCGCAGCCGGGTTCGACCTGGCGGTTGCGGCGCTGTCGCTTCGGGACGGCAATTTCTATCAGGAAGCACTGCTGGGGACGGCTGCACCGAAGGCAACCCCGGTCAGTCCGTTGGCCGCCGGGGAACGGCTCAGTTGTCTCAAATTCGGTCCGGGCGGTGATTACGGCCTGATCCAGCTGGCGCGGTGA
- a CDS encoding acyloxyacyl hydrolase: MREVLSWLLLVGCGLLLSTAPVRAAETGKELAPARYGIAVLGGQAYDPGHFGLVIVQGQMLLDYERVFWHPAPKALRLKLEANLGLRTDSKPRGLVAANALALYYLQPDGQAWRPYVEAGIGLIYTDFQVAGQGLRVNFNPQCGAGLEYALADGAAMTLGVRLSHISNGNLHHDNRGINAALVSIGYLF, encoded by the coding sequence ATGCGGGAGGTGCTGAGCTGGTTGCTGCTGGTTGGCTGCGGGTTGCTGCTGAGTACAGCCCCGGTCCGAGCCGCAGAGACTGGAAAGGAGCTTGCTCCAGCCCGTTATGGCATAGCTGTTCTTGGGGGTCAGGCTTATGATCCTGGGCATTTTGGTTTGGTCATTGTCCAGGGGCAGATGCTTCTCGATTACGAACGGGTCTTCTGGCATCCGGCACCCAAGGCGTTACGCCTCAAGCTGGAAGCTAATCTCGGCTTGCGGACCGATTCCAAACCGCGCGGACTGGTCGCGGCCAATGCCCTGGCCCTCTATTACCTGCAGCCGGATGGACAAGCCTGGCGTCCCTATGTCGAAGCGGGCATCGGGCTGATCTATACCGATTTCCAGGTCGCCGGGCAGGGGTTGCGGGTCAATTTCAACCCGCAGTGCGGAGCGGGTCTGGAATACGCGCTGGCGGACGGGGCCGCCATGACCCTGGGGGTGCGGCTGAGCCATATTTCCAACGGCAACCTCCATCATGATAACCGCGGTATCAATGCCGCCCTGGTCAGTATCGGATATCTTTTTTAG